In the Lactobacillus paragasseri genome, GCAGGTCCTGAATCAATGCAAGAAGCATTAGACTTAGGCACTAAAAGAATTGGTCACGGAATTCGCTGCTTAGAAAGTGAGCAACTAGTTCAAGAATTAATTAACCAACATATTACCCTAGAATGTTGCGCCACTTCTAATCTTAATACTAAAGTATTTAAAAAAATCGACTCATATCCGATCAAAACTCTGCTTTCAAGAAAAATAAAAGCAACTCTAAATTGTGATAACATGACCGTTTCAAATACCAATTTACCTAAAGAGTTTAAATTACTTGAAACTAAAACTAATCTTACAAATTTAGATGATCATCAATTATTATTAAACTCCATTAATGCCGCCTTTGCTTCTAACCAAGAAAAAAGTCGCTTATTACATATCTTCAATCAAATTTGAGAAAAAAATGCTCCGCTTATGCGGAGCATTTTTAATATTTTTAGTTCAAAGCTTTCTTAGCAGCATCTGCTAAATCAGCAAAAGCTTTTTCGTCGTTGTAAGCAATATCAGCTAACATCTTACGGTTCATGTCAATACCAGCTACCTTTAAGCCGTGCATTAACTTAGAGTATGAAAGACCATTTTGTCTTGCAGCAGCGTTGATACGAGCAATCCATAATTTTCTGAATTCACTCTTACGCTTCTTACGGTCACGGAAAGCATATTTACGAGAAACAAATACTTGAGTACTTGCAGCTTTAAATTGTAAGTGTTTTGAGCCACGGTAACCCTTGGCTAACTTCATGATCTTCTTACGACGAGCGCGTGTTACGGTTCCACCTTTAGTTCTTGGCATCTAAAATTCCTCCTCAAAAAGTCTTCTAATAATTAACGCATTTGGGAAAGCATCTGTTTGATGCGCTTTAAGTCACTTGCTGAAACCATAGCAGCTTTTCTCAAATGACGACGTTGTTTCTTAGTCTTACCGTGGAAACGGTGTCCAGTGTAAGCATGGTGACGCTTTAAACCACCATTAGCAGTTCTCTTGAAACGCTTTGCTGAAGCGCGGTGTGTTTTTTGCTTTGGCATATCTATTCCTCCAATTAACTACTTTTTCTTTTTATCTTTCTCACTTAATGGAGCAAGCATTAAGAACATTGAACGGCCTTCCATCTTAGGCTTAGTAACTACATTAGATAAGTCACTAGCTTCATCAGCCATCTTCTCTAAGACCTGTTTACCTAACTCCTTGTGAGTAATTGCCCGGCCTCTAAAGCGAATAGAAACTCTAACTTTAGCGCCCT is a window encoding:
- the rplT gene encoding 50S ribosomal protein L20; this translates as MPRTKGGTVTRARRKKIMKLAKGYRGSKHLQFKAASTQVFVSRKYAFRDRKKRKSEFRKLWIARINAAARQNGLSYSKLMHGLKVAGIDMNRKMLADIAYNDEKAFADLADAAKKALN
- the rpmI gene encoding 50S ribosomal protein L35, which translates into the protein MPKQKTHRASAKRFKRTANGGLKRHHAYTGHRFHGKTKKQRRHLRKAAMVSASDLKRIKQMLSQMR